From Zea mays cultivar B73 chromosome 3, Zm-B73-REFERENCE-NAM-5.0, whole genome shotgun sequence:
tagctaatctCACTAGCAAATTTTAAGCTAACTAAGTATTAGCTCTTGTGCATTCAAACATCCATATACTTACTCAATAAGAATTAGACAACACTTTGTGTCTTTCCTCATTAAGAGGACAAAAGTTAGGACGTAGCATTctcctttagggctagtttgaaaaAAAACAGAGTAAATTGAAATGATTAGAATCTTTttcttatttaaaattgaataagaaGCAAATTTTAGTCCCTCTAGTTTTATAGCTTCCGCTCACTAAACAACACATTGCAGGGCAGTGACAGTTGGGTGTTCAATCGTGAGGTCACAGTTGGGTGTTCAATCGCGAGGTCTGGTGCCGCATCCTCGACTGGCTAGTGCCTACCGTCGATGACGCGTTTCAGCAAGGCGCGCAGATTCTCGTCCCATGGATGGCAACTTGGGGAGAAGGATGGGCTCGCTGGAACTGCTCGTTTTATGGCAACCGTGGAAGGAACGAAACTGCAGTCTAAGAGGGCGTGGGTGCCTCCGCAACACAAGTCAAAATGCTTGTTCCTTTGAACCAACAATCTTTGCTTCTCTCTACAACCATTCATTCGTGTTCCTACGCTCCCATTATCTATTTCCATTCATCATGCTTCACTCTACACCCAAACACAAGCCACTCACTCAAGAACCAAACAAAACTAGAACAGCGGTACCGAGGACAAGAGCATTTCTATCAGAACCTAGAAGAGTGCCACTTCATTCAAGTAGGCTCTAGAACCAAACGCTAACTTATCTCCACACATTTTTCAGGGAAGATAGGCAATCACTGCAACAGTCGAATTCAGGAACATAGTGTTTTCCACGCCAAAGAAAAGATCAAATGTTTCGCTAAAGAATCAGCAAGCATTCAGGACGGCTCAGTTCAACAAATTTTCACTCATTCAAACTGAGCAATTTGTTTCAAAGCAAAAACATGATATATTTCAAACAGTCGTTAGGCTCTCACGATAATGAATAAAAGTATTAACATAGTTATTTAAAATTGCTAGTCCTCAGTAACAGGCAAGCATAACAGGGGCTAAACAAGGGTTTAGGCTAACATTAGCCATTGGAAACATAATTCGACGCCAACAAGTTACCTGCATAAGCATGTTTGATGTACTAGCAAACTGTAACTCGATAACAAGGAAAACAAGAACAGAACATACAAAAACTTAACATACACAACCATAGAACGTGCCAAAGGCCTTAGTTCGCCTGATCCCAATATGGCTGATGAAGTCATGAAGGTTTTTTAGGATCAAGATTAAacgacgccccccccccccccccctccaacCAAGGCAAACGAACAATACATGCATGCATACTGGCTGCTGATGAAAAATATCTGAAATGTGTCAAATTTAAAACGTTCAGAATAACTAGATCGGCAATTAATATAAATTGTTTCCCCACAGTTAGATAATTCGAAATACATCCTACAAACAATAATTCTAGCTAATTTAACAGACTGTAATATAAAATTAGCAAAAAAACGCTACATGCATCAGACAGGTAATAGAGTGAAGACAAATCACAGCAACCATTTAGAAGATACTACAAGGAGACATTAACCACATAATGAGATCTTCAAAGCTCAGGTCACAGACACACAGGTTCACATTATGTTCCAAAAACTCTCATCCAGGCACAGAGCAGTTTTCAAATAACATAAAACCTCTATCACATAATCATTGGTAGCAAAAACAAAAGAGATGAGGAAAAGGCGGTACGACAACCATCAGATGACCGTGAAGAGTCTAGTCGATCTCCTGGAGAGAGGCGCCGGTGGCGGCGCCACCAGCGGCGGCTGCAGCGACGTCGTCGGCAGTAAACTTGCCCTTAGCCTtgtcggcggcgcggccccgggcCTTGCGGTCGAGGAGAGCCTTACGGTCCTTGTCGAGCTTCAGCTTGGTGACGATCACTTTGGAGGGGTGGATGCCCACGTTCACGGTGGAGCCGTTCACCTTCTCGCGGGTGATCCGCTCGACGTGGATGACCCAGCGGCGGCGGTACACCTGCACCACCTTCCCCTCACGGCCCTTGTAGGTGCCGCGCACGACCTGCACCTCGTCGTCCTTGCGGATCGGGATGGAGCGCACGTTGTACTTGTGGCGGAGCTCCGTCGACAGCCCGGCGGACATGAGAACGCGGCGGACGGAGGACGGGGCCGTGAAGTGCGCCTTGCGGCACTTCCGGCGAGAGCTCGTGACGCGGGGATTGCGCTTCATGGCGGCGGCGGGGTGGACGCTCTTGCTTACCTGGGAGGCCGCTTCggtggcggcggctagggttttctgtGTGGGGGAGCGAGTGGAGGCGGCTGGTGGTAGTCGGCAGAAGGATTATATAGCTGGTGTGCTGCTAGGGTTTTGTGTAATCGCTGTGGGGACGTTCGATTCGCGTCGGACGGCGTCGATCTGTTGGATGGAATGGGTGGTTGAGTTGGGCTTTTTTTTGTTTGCTATGGGATATGGGCTATATCGATTTAGGTGACGTTTGGATAGTCACTGAGATAGAGAAATGAAAAATGGAATGAGATAGTAGAAAGGTTCTGGTTATGGATTAGGAAACCAGACCTAATTCATTATTTGTCAATAGTTAGTTAGAGTAACTCTAATAGTTTTTCTAAAAAAACTTCATAAACTCATGCTCAACAAGTTGCTAAATAGCTATTAGGAGTAAAAAATAGCTTGGTCTTCTATATTTCCTAATATTTAGATAGTAGTTCAATTTTTAATCTAGTTTTGGTGAACCAATTTAATTTAATGGAGTTACATGTGCTAGTGAAGGATCGCATCAAGATTTGTCTCTCTTGCTGCCTACCTCTCGTTAGCAACCTCGTAAGTGCCTGCAACATCACTGTATGATGCAACAAGTTTATCATATCTCGAATTTAAGGGTAAATATGGGTGCGTCTCAAATATGTGTTaaaatcaagtctcacacatatgatgactcatgtgaCAGAAATCAAtatcacatctttattatataatagaggttatgtacaaaataagtaaataaatacatcatatgaTGAGCACTGCTTTAaaagaagttggtcaaaattttattagcagttactaagtataagtgtataTCAACCCAATCAAAATTTTATTGGCATGTCGTCGATCGTCGTGGTGTAGCTGCCCACCGAGGCGGCCGTGAACACGACGGTTCTACGCGGTTGTCGAGGAGGCGAACCGGGACTTCGGGACCTTTTTCCTTCGCGGGCTCGGGCCGAGGCCTCTCTCTCTTGGCGAGAAGGCCCCGTTCGTTGTTCCGAGGCAGAGCTCTCGACCTGCTAGACTGCAGCGCACTCTAAGAGACCCCTGAATTAACCATGGATTCgacgtccctcggtggtggatggttccggcattgtTCGGACCAGGATTGATGTCGTAGCAAGGTTCTGGCAGGCCCTGTGAAAATGCCGAAGGGGCTTCAACCTCAGCTTCTTCCATGATGTGATGGTGGACATCGCGTGCCTTGGCGCGTGCTCCCTCGTCAAGGGCTCCACCTGCTGCTTCCCGCTCGAGAACTTGTCGAAGCTACTGCAGTCGTTGTTGCTCTTCCCCGAGCTTGGCGTGTAGCTTGTGGAGCTGCTCGAGGTGGGCTATGTGACTCCCGTCAAAGGTCTGAGCCACACCCTGCTCCCTTGGCTCCGCGACGTGCGGGGGCGTTGGCCTCCTTGGCATGCCGAGATAGTTCCCTTTGTCATGCTCCTCGTGCCCTGCACGAAAGCACTCCCGAGTCGGGTCGTAACCCTCATCGGCGGAGTTGTAGTCATTGGAGCCGTCGAAGAGGAGGTCGTCGCATGCAAATAGGAAGTGTTGCATGGCCTCAGGATCACGGAGCCCGGTAAAGTCTAGGTCACGACCCGAATCGTCTTCCTCCTTAGAGTCTAGGCACCCCAAGGGGAAGGGGAGATTAGCATACATGCTAGTGTAGGTTCTTGTGTCGAAGCTCGCTTGAAAGTGGATGGGGGTTGAATATAGAAGGTTCTCCCATGGCAAGTGTTGGAGCCAACACCTCCTGCTCCATAGGAGGAGTGGGCGAAGCCGATGCCTCCTGATCCACAGGTGGAGGAGCCGGCGAAGATGGCATCACTCGACCCATGTGGGGGAGCCGGCGGGGCCTGCGCCCATCGTGCTACAGGGGGAGCCAGTGGAGTCGGCGATGGGGGTGACGCATGTTGATGTCGATGCTTTGGGCGTGAGGCTAACGCTCGTCAGGTCACTCACAAGGgagtctgaaagtcgcctagagggggggtgaatagggtgaaactgaaatttataaacttaaacacaaactacaagccgggttagcgttagaaatataatgagtgcgcgagagagggcgcaaaacaaatcgcaaacaaataaagagtgacacgcggatttgttttaccgaggttcggttctcgcaaacctactccccgttgaggtggtcacaaagaccgggtctctttcaaccctttccctctctcaaacggtccctcggaccgagtgagctttctcttctcaaatcaaccgggaataaaacttccccgcaaggaccaccacacaattggtgtctcttgccttggttgcaATTGAGTGTttgttcacaagaaagaatgagaaagaaaacaagcgatccaagcgcaagagctcaaagaaacacaacaaatcactctccctagtcactaatgcttttgtggaatttgggagaggatttgatcacttgggtgtgtcttgtattgaatgtctagctcttgtaagtggttggaagtgtgaaaacttggatgtcttgaatgaggggtggttgggggtatttatagccccaaccaccaaactagccgtttggtggggctgtctgtcgcatggtgcaccggacagtccggtgcacaccggacatgtccggtgcgccagccacgtcaccaaggtcgttgggttccgaccgttggagctctgtcttctgggcccgcctggatgtccggtggcacaccggacatgtactgtagagtgtctagtgtgccagcgcgcgcgtgcctgacttctgcgtgcttctggcgcgcattaaatgcgcctgcaggtgaccgttggcgcgaagtagctgttgctccgctggctcaccggacagtccggtgtacaccgaacacgtccggtgaattatagcggagcgaattcccgaggctggcgagttccagagccgctcttccttggggcaacggacactgtctggtgtgcaccggacagtccggtgaattatagcggagcgcctctggattttcccgaaggtgaagagttcagcgtgaagtcccctagtgcaccggacactgtctggtggtgcaccggacactgtccggtggcacaccggacagtctggtgcgccagaccagggcacacttcggttatcccttgctctctttgttgaacccaattcttggtctttttattggctaagtgtgaacctttggcacctgtataacttatacactagagcaaactagttagtccaattatttgtgttgggcaattcaaccaccaaaatcaattaggaactaggtgtaagcctaattccctttcaatctccccctttttggtgattgatgccaacacaaaccaaagcaagtatagaagtgcattattgaactagtttgcataatgtaagtgcaaaggttgcttagaattgagccaatataaatactgtatatgatgcgcatggattgtttcttcatttctaacattttggaccactcttccaccacatgttttgtttttgcaaattcttttgtgaatctttttcaaagttcttttgcaaatagtcaaaggcaaatgaataagattttgcaaagcattttcaagatttgaaattttctccccctgtttcaaatgattttcctttgactaaacaaaactccccctaaatgaaatcctcctcttagtgttcaagagggttttgagatatcaattttgaaatactactttctcccccttttgaacacaatagggtaccaatttgaaatttccaattgaaaatattttaaaattaggtggtggtgcggtccttttgctttgggctaatattctctccccctttgacatgaatcgccaaaaacggagtcattagagcccttcggattactttctccccctttggtcataaataaatgagtgaagattataccaaggatGGAGTCCTTCTCCCCCAAAGGATGagatacggagtggaagcctttgtcttcgccgaagactccaattcccttttaatacacctatgacttggtttgaaatagacttgaaaacacattagtcatagcatatataaaagagacatgatcaaggtatattaatgagtgatgtgtgcaaatcaacacaagaagttcctagaatcaagaatatttagctcatgcctaagtttgttaaaagtttgttcatcaagtggcttggtaaagatatcggctaattgatccttagtattaatgtatgaaatctcgatatctcccttttgttggtgatcccttaaaaagtgataccgaatggctatgtgtttagtgcggctatgctcaatgggattatccgccatgcggattgcactctcattatcacatagaagaggaactttggttaattgtaaccatagtctctaagggtttgcctcatccaaagtagttgcgcgcaacaatgtcctgcggcaatgtactcggcctcggcggttgaaagagctacggaattttgcttctttgaagcccaagacaccaaggatcttcccaagaactggcaagtccccgatgtgctctttctattaattttacaccctgcccaatcggcatccgaataaccaatcaaatcaaatatggatcccctaggataccaaagcccaaacttaggagtataaactaaatatctcaagattcgttttacggctgtaaggtgagcttccttagggtcggcttggaatcttgcacacatgcatacggaaagcataatatccggtcgagatgcacataaatatagcaaagatcctataatcgaccgatataccttttgatcgacggatttacctccttcgtcgaggtcgagatgcccattggttcccatgggtgtcttgatgggtttggcatccttcatcccaaacttgcttagaatatcttgagtatacttcgtttggcttaggaaggtgccctcttagagttgcttcacttgaaatcctaagaaatacttcaactcccccatcatagacatctcgaatttttgtgtcatgatcctacaaaactcttcacatgtagattcgttagtagacccaaatataatatcatcaacataaatttggcatacaaacaaatcattttcaagtgttttagtgattaaagtaggatcggcctttccgactttgaatccattagtgataagaaaatctctaaggcattcataccatgcccttggggcttgcttgagcccataaagcgccttagagagtttataaacatggttagggtacttactatcttcaaagccgggaggttgctcaacatagacctcttccttgattggtccattgaggaaggcgcttttcacgtccatttgatagagcttgaagccatggtaagtagcataggccaatagtatatgaattgactcaagcctagctacgggtgcataggtttcaccgaaatccaaaccttcgacttgggagtatcctttggccacaagtcgtgctttgttccttgtcaccacaccatgctcattttgcttgttgcggaagacccacttggttcctacaacattttgattaggacatagaaccaaatgtcatacctcgttcctagtgaagttgttgagctcctcttgcatcgccaccacctaatccgaatcttgtagtgcttcctctaccctgtgtggctcaatagaggaaacaaaagaataatgctcacaaaaatgtgcaacacgagatctagtggttacccccttatgaatgtcgtcgaggatggtgtcgacggtttgatctcgttggattgcttgatggactcttgggtgtggcggccttggttcttcatcctccttgtcttgatcatttgcatctccccctgaaagggaaatgtgcccttgggccatttctaagtattttggtgatttagtgtccaacacaagtgcctaagtgtaaaaaggtggacaaagtacaaatcaaggataaaggtatgtttctcagacttagtacattattttatggactaatgtattgtgtctaagtgctggaaacaggaaaaatccaattgaaaatgccttggctcgagcagccaagactctgctcagtctgggagcaccggactgtccggtggtgcaccggacagtgtccggtgcgccaggctggctctagcgaataggctgctctcgggacttcgacggcggtgtacgactataattcaccggactgtccggtggtgcaccggactgtccggtgggccgttcacaggcgaactcgtcgctctcgggaattcatcggcgacgtacggctataattcaccggactgttcggtgtgcaccggactgtccggtgagccaccagtcggcagggccaacggtcggccacacgatctgcgcgggacacgtggccgagccaatggctagaagggggcaccggactgtccggtgtgcaccggacatgtccggtgcgccaacggctctcaggctgccaacggtcgactgcgccattttttgaaggaaatcgggcaccggacattgtccggtgtgcaccgggctgtccgttgcgccagtcgacagaaggcaagatcagccttcctagaatgctctcaacggctcctagctgccttggggctataaaagggacccctaggcgcatggaggagcacaccaagcattcctacaacattcctaagcaccaagacctcgattccgcgcatttgtttcattgtgatagcatatagagctctagtggagttgtgaactcattgagttgtgttgcgagctcttgttgcgacttgtgtgcgtgttgacactctaattcttgtgtcttgtgtgcgttgctaatcctcccttgctctgtgcttctttgtgaacttcaagtgtaagggcgagaggctccaagttgtggagattcctcgcaaacaggattgagaaaagcaagcaaaacaccgtggtattcaagtgggtctttggaccgcttgagaggggttgattgcaaccctcgtccgttgggacgccacaacgtggagtaggcaagcgttggtcttggccgaaccacgggataaccaccatgccatctctgtgattgatttcttgtggttattgtgttttgttgagactcctctctagccacttggcatttactgtgctaacgcttaaccaagtttttgtggcttaagttttcaagttttacaggatcacctattcaccccccctctaggtgctctcaattggtatcagagtcgttctcttcacaaagggactaatcgcccgaagagatggatcctaaggggaagggaatcgtgatcaacgacaaagagaaggagtccttcgtcaacgagcctaaggatgataagcctatcgactcgggctcgggccatagacgcaaagatggaaggaagaagaagtcgagacgcatcaaggagatcgtctactacgacgacagtgatgaatccacttcttctcataaggacaacgacgacaatgactacgacaaacgaaagacggttaactcaaacttttctttcgattattcgcgtattcctcaaagttcaaattcacatttgctctccattcctctcggcaagcctccacactttgatggggaagactacggattttggagccacaaaatgtgtagtcacctattctctctccatccaagcatatgggagattgttgagaatggaatgaagtttgatagctcggatagtcctatttttattaatgaacagattcatagaaatgcacaagccactactgtgttgttagcatccttgtgcagggacgaataccataaagtgagcggcttggacaatgccaagcagatctgggacaccctcaagatttctcatgaggggaatgacgtcaccttgctcaccaagatggagttggtggagggagagcttggacgattcgcgatgataaggggcgaggagccaacccaaacatacaaccggctcaagacccttatcaacaaaataaggagctacggaagcacgcgatggacggaccacgacgtcgtccgattgatgctaaggtcctttaccattcttgatcctcatttggtgaataatattcgtgagaatcccaggtacaccaaaatgtcgcccgaagaagtccttggaaaatttgtaagcgggcgaatgatgatcaaggaggcaagatacgtggacgacgcattgaatggtccaatcaacgagcctcaaccccttgctctcaagggaacaagaagcaaggaggcgctacctagcaaggtggcacaaattgaggcggccgaacttaatgatgaagagatggccctcatcatcaaaagattcaagacggctctaaagggtcgcaaggggcagccaagcaagaccaagacaaaggggaagcgctcatgcttcaaatgtggtaagcttggtcattttattgctaactgtcctgacaatgatagtgatcaggatcaagggaacaagagggagaagaagaagaactataagaaggcaaagggcgaggcacatcttggcaaggagtgggattcggattgctcctcgtccgactccgacaatgaaggactcgccgccaccgccttcaacaagtcatccctcttccccaacgagcgtcacacatgccttatggcaagggagaagaaggtatgtactcgaaactctacttatgcttcttcaagtgaggacgaatctagtgatgaggatgaaatagattattcatgtttatttaagggcctagatagaaccaaggtagataaaattaatgaattgattgatgccttgaatgataagaataggcttttagaaaaacaagaggacttgttgtatgaagaacatgacaaatttgtagaagcacaaaaatctcatgccttagaagttaagagaaatgaaatgctttcttgtgaattatcttcttgccatgagacaatttctagcttaagaagcattaatgatgatttgaatgctaagttagaaatagctagtaaatcaacaacttgtgtagaaaatgttgttatttgcaaaagatgtaaagattttgatattgatgcttgtagtgaacacatagcttctattgcaaagttaaatgatgaaattgctagtcttaatgcccaacttaaggctagcaaaagtgattttgataaactaaaatttgctagggatgcctacacgattggtagacacccctcaattaaggatggacttggcttcaagagggaagccaagaacttaacaagccataaggctcccatctccgccaaggagaaagggaaggcccctatggcaagtagtactaaaaagaaccatgcttttatgtacaatgatagaagacagtctcataggagttgtaatgcttttgattcacatacctatgattcttatgctatgtttgctcccagttcttcctatatgcatggtagagatatgcctaggaaaaatattcatcatgtgcctagaaagaatattgttcatgttcctaggaaagttatgaatggaccctctacaatttatcatgatttaaatgcttcctttgctatttgtagaaaggataggaagatagttgctaggaaattaggggcaaaatgcaagggtgataaaacttgcatttgggtccctaagacaattgtgactaaccttgtaggacccaacaagagttgggtacctaagacccaagcctaaatttgccttgcaggtttatgcatccgggggttcaagctggattatcgacagcggatgcacaaaccatatgacgggggagaagaagatgttcacctcctacgtcaagaataaggattcccaagattcaatcatattcggtgatgggaaccaaggcaaggtgaaaggcttaggcaagattgcaatatcaaatgaacactctatctctaatgtgtttttagttgagtctcttggatataatttactatctgttagtcaattatgtaatatgggatataattgtctatttacaaatgtagatgtgtctgtctttagaagaagtgatggttcattagcttttaagggtgtattagacgacaaactctatttagttgattttgcaaaagaggaggccggtctagatgcatgcttaattgctaagactagcatgggctggttgtggcatcgccgcttagcacatgtggggatgaagaaccttcacaagcttctaaagggagaacacgtgataggtttgactaacgtgcaattcgaaaaagatagacattgcagcttgtcaagcaggtaaacaagtgggaggagcacatcacagcaagaatgtgatgaccacttcaagacctctggagctgctgcatatggacctcttcggacccgtcgcctatctgagcataggaggaagtaagtatggtctagttattgttgatgacttttcccgcttcacttgggtgttctttttgcatgataagtctgaaacccaagggaccctcaagcgcttcctaaggagagctcaaaatgagtttgagctcaaggtaaagaagataagaagcgacaatgggtccgagttcaagaaccttcaagtggaggagttccttgaggaggaggggatcaagcacgagttctccgctccctacacacctcagcaaaatggtgtggtagagaggaagaacatgacactcattgatatggcgaggactatgcttggagagttcaagacccccgagcgtttttggtc
This genomic window contains:
- the LOC542610 gene encoding 60S ribosomal protein L26-1, with product MKRNPRVTSSRRKCRKAHFTAPSSVRRVLMSAGLSTELRHKYNVRSIPIRKDDEVQVVRGTYKGREGKVVQVYRRRWVIHVERITREKVNGSTVNVGIHPSKVIVTKLKLDKDRKALLDRKARGRAADKAKGKFTADDVAAAAAGGAATGASLQEID